A part of Misgurnus anguillicaudatus chromosome 6, ASM2758022v2, whole genome shotgun sequence genomic DNA contains:
- the ciao2a gene encoding cytosolic iron-sulfur assembly component 2A, which translates to MDLLTGLLNRVWPPVNDKRSKKMEEKALEVYDVIRTIRDPEKPNTLEELDVVTEKCVEVQELGDDEYLIIIKFSPTVPHCSLATLIGLCLQVKLQRCLPFKHKLEIYITEGTHSTEEDINKQINDKERVAAAMENPNLREMVEQCVTEPDD; encoded by the exons ATGGATCTTTTGACCGGACTGTTGAATCGTGTCTGGCCGCCTGTCAATGATAAAAGGAGCAAAAAGATGGAGGAGAAAGCGCTGGAGGTGTACG ATGTGATCCGAACCATTCGTGATCCAGAGAAGCCCAACACTCTGGAAGAGCTGGATGTGGTGACGGAGAAATGTGTGGAGGTCCAGGAGCTCGGAGACGATGAATATCTCATTATTATCAAGTTTTCTCCAACCGTACCGCATTGTTCACTGGCCACTCTgatcg GTCTTTGCTTACAAGTGAAACTTCAACGCTGTTTACCGTTCAAACACAAG TTGGAGATTTACATAACTGAGGGAACGCATTCGACTGAGGAAGACA TTAATAAACAGATCAATGATAAAGAACGTGTTGCTGCCGCCATGGAGAACCCAAACCTGCGGGAGATGGTGGAACAATGTGTGACAGAACCAGACGATTAA